CAATATATTATAGTTTGTCACTTAAAACAGCTGTGACAAAGTGTGTGTGAACTATATGCAAGGCCGGCTCAATAAGTGATGCAATTGATGCAATCGCCTAAATCCCCTAAATAAAGAAGGCTcccacttgtaaaaaaaaaaaattatatgtataatatatttatctatatattttaattaaaaaaattttaagtacttctattggtcaataaaatgcattaaaaagatCTCATTGTATCCTAAAATACAGCATTGAAAGTTGTGCACTATACAGCAACACGGTCTGCATAGTTGCACACTGCACAGGCTGCATGCACAGCCCACAGTCATAGGAGATAGGACAACACGTTTTATGAATTTATCAGTTATTATAAATGATCATATcgattaataatttgatgtgtatcatatcaactcatttgtattatagtgacactaatttattgaaccatgtaataaattaatttttatttgtacagGTTTAGACTTTAAAGTGGTCAcggctttaaaaaaattgcaacaacCAAGTTCTATTattctatactttaaattttatttttagttaaattatcatttttaattataaattgtgttttgatagttaaattcaatatatattatttgattaatattgaaatataaaaaaaaatttccgcTTAAAATTTTCGCTTAAGGCCCCAAGGTTGTTGAGCCGGCGCTGACTGCATGATGCATAGAATTTTTCAATCAATCTTAGGTTGGTTGGTGAAAGACCTTGGCAATGGATAGGGCAGTTGTTATTGAGATTTTTAGTCTTGTCAAGGAGTATATTTGAGAATAGATATATGGTGAACCGACATTTGAacatttgcttaaaaagaacAGTCAATAATAACTGCTCCATGGACagagtatataaaaaaattaaattaaattaatgttaaaattaaGAGGGTCTTAGGCTAGCATTTGAATAAGCCTGTGTTTTGTTAAATGAGTACGAGTCTACTAAAAATTTAGTTCTTAAGTTAGAAGAATTCTCCCTTAACTGGGGCTTTTCTCTATTGATTACTTGAATAACAATAACATGAGGTATGCCTTTAATTCTTCCCCTGTTTTCCAATTTCTTACCATTCAATCATGTTCTTTGTCAGAGAATTTGAAGAATAAGTCATTACTAATACTGACGTCGATTCCCAGGTTCGTAGGGAccattaaaaggaaaaagaatactGACAGTCTAAAGAACATTCTCATAAAAGGGATACCATGAATGACGATACTGCAATTTTACCACAGGGAAAGGGAAGTAGCTTAACTTCCACGGGTGATTATTTGAATCAATTAAATAAGAAGCTCATGGTTGGTTTCCATTATTTATCaggtttaattttttcaatgtgggattttGAATTAGTTCACTCTCCTGATTATTGCAAATTACTTTAAATAACAATAGTAGAGCATCTGCTCCGTGAggattgttttttattatcaggttaagatatcaattggttttttatataaaaattttaccaattaaaagACTAGAACTCACAATTAGGATTGCCTTTATTAGATTAAgatatcaattggtttttgatataaaaattttaccaattgaactatTTAAATGACTAAAACCCACAATTATTGCATATTTACTAAAACCTTGCTAGGTAATTGTTTCCAACTCTCAttacctcccccccccccccccccccaaaaaaaaaaaaaaaaaaaaaccaacctcCATAATGTAATGAGTAGCTCTAGGACCACATATTATTCCACAACTTTTTTGCCATGACTCTAACGTGGCAGATTGTGAGTGTTTATCACTTACATATGgatccaccatttttttttacacaaatcaCACTTTACCACGTGACAGTTATAgcaagaaattgtaaaaaatcaTATAGTCTTAGACTTATACTAATACAATGTATAGCACCTAACGTAAACATCCATTATCACAACCATTTCCAATTGTGATTAGCCAAGAAACTTTAATTTCCATTcatttctatttaaaattacaattcaTTTATGCCCCATAATGAATGTGCCAGTGAACGTATAGGTACTTACATATTCATTGGTCAGCATGAGATTATTGTTGCCCTTACATTTGTCAAAAAGAACACTATAGGGACTTTTCATTCCATGTCATTAATCATGAGTATTCTTTGGGCATATTATACTTTTTTCACATGAATTGTAGCTTCAATTTTGAGCTGTAAAGTTTGAAGTGGCCCTACATGAGTGATGGGATCTCATGTTCTATCACTATGCACTGATGGTATCATCTCTTGCCACTCCGCCAGTTCCTAGTGTCGGTGAACTGTGAACACCCTTCTTTGAGATCACTTCTACTCACTTTTTGCCGCTTTTGAGTTATATAAATCAATTTTAACGAAAAATGGTGACTATAATGTTTTCAATTATAAGGACAAATAAATTCatactataatattttctttatgatAGTCTTGCAAAAGTTTGGACAAATCAGATCAAAATAATTTAAGGTCAAACAGTTTTGTTGGCATTAAAGAATCAAAAACAATGTTGCTTAATTAATAGCTTAACATCTTTGTTTGTAAAGTACTATGGGGGATGCTTACACTAAAGGTAtgtttggatactgtttattactgaaaactgaaaacaatgtaacaaaataatttttaaatgtatgaatagtgccatgagatctagttttaatgaaaattttgttgaattagacaatttgtgggtcccataaaTAGTACACTGGACCCACTGACAAAGACACAAATGCGCTGAAATCTCATTTCAGCACAATCCAAACCCTCTCCAAGTACTATGGGTTGGCGTTTGAATCAGTTTTAGAACCTATGAgcatattttagatttttatttttcttttaagtagatAGAATTGAACTTTTAGTTTTAACAATTGTCATTGCATACAATTGGTCTTTATTCTTGTTTGTTTTCTGGGATTAGATGTGACAAGTTTGGGTAGACATTTACTAATTTAAATTGGGAGTGGCCAGTAGAATTGGCCACTGGACATAAGCCGTTTCTTAAATTGGGTTGCACATTCTTTGTAATTACTAAgaaattatttggttttttttgtggAGTACCACATTGTTTATGTCTAGTGATATGTGGTCATTATTGAGATTTTTGGCTACGAAAGTTTTTTTCAGAATAAACACTTAAGGAAGAAAATATATTGTCAAATATTTTGTGATAAATCTTGCCACAGTCAAGCAAAACACGCAAAAGAgctctaaataaaaaataaaatttattgatacttaaaacattaaacacattttaCGACACACCTCACCACTCTTCAAAATTTCACTCACGAACACGCTCACTATGCAAGATGTAAAGAGACTTCTCAAGTTTGGAAAGGTGTCTCTCCTCCCATGGTGCAACACTACCTCCTCCACCTTGACTGTCACTAATGCTTGTCTACTGTCATGCCTTTTTCTTCGGTTGTACTTCAACTTCAGTTTATTGATATTCATCCAGTTTtccatcaaagaaaaaaaaatcacttttctGTCTCCTTATATTTGCATTTGCTTTCTAATTTATGCAATACTTGTTAGATGCGACACTTGTCAGGTACAACTTTGACATGCGGTAGTAAGCattaatatagaaaaaaaatttaaggagaCAACTTTCTAAAATGACTCACCTAAAGGTTGAAAAACATTCaaggaaaagttaaaaaagCAACACTTTTTTCATCTTGAGGTGACGAGGATGTTGAGTAGTTGCTTTAAGTTTAAGTAATAAGCTTTTAAAATCAGTGTTGATGGCCTTTTCGGAAGTATAAGTGGAAGGGAAAAGCCCAGTAACACGGATAGAAAGGGGTTGGCAAACGGATAGAAAACTCATTAAGCCCAAGCGGCAGAAATAATAGATCACATGCTcatgagataaacaaatgggtcttgaggAGGTAaaatgggcttaaaggagcccagaaagagagaaaaagcaaatcatgggcagtatatgatgtggaaaacTGAGAATGGACCGCGTTAGACCCAAagtaataaaaacaaagaaagtaaggggttgatggcaagcctatgaaccccaaggatgaggaATAACGTAATTGGGCCGAGAAAGCCCAAAGAATTCAATAAAAACCCATGGTGATGCGAAGTTAGGAAAATGGCCGAGGAAACCCAAGGAAAGCAAACGGGTCCGGGACGCCCAAAGGAAAACAAAGGGGACACAGGAGCCCGTTAGTAATGTAACACAAGAACCGATGGTCTTACTGAGCCATTAGGGGAAGAATAAATGGCGAGCCCAAAGGGGTCCAGCcagattgaaacaaaacaaatttcgCAACAGAAATGATAGAGTAATATGGCAGGAGATAGTAGTAGGAAGAAGGGTGGGCTGAGGAAAAAGCAAAGCCTACCAGCCCCAAATAGGGCAAGccataaaggaaagggaaaccAAAAAATGGTCAAGAACGAACGGTAAACTGTGCAGACCAACCATGGTAGACGCATGAGTAGCAGGCAGATTTTGGATATACATGGAAAAGAGGCACATGCAAGGCCCAGATCCCACTAGTCTgcacccagccaatacaggacacGGTGAGGTTATGGGTCAAAGGtaagggggtatggtttggtgatGGGAAGAGGAGAAAACCTATTTTGGGGTTCCTGTTagggctcttttgggggaagtgtcctgctgggatgacacgCCACCCAAATGGTCAAAACTAAGTtggaaccattaggtgcatgccgtgagggatagggagagagaaggcACCTATATcgtagcaggaaagggtgccacagcaaacaaacaaacaaaatagcctTCTTTTGTCTGGCGATGGGGAGTAGCTCACAGTCGGACCAGTGGTGGTCAGTaggtacacccagaccagacaaaggtggttaagggctaaaatagtaaaatccggTCACAGCAGGCACTATAAAGAAGCCTTTGCCGTGTACAGGAAGGGGGACACAACAACAACAGTAAGCACTACATtatttgaaaacttgaaaaccAGGAAATAGAAACaagaattaagaaaagaaaaaaagataagaaaaaaatggaatattagaaaggaaggagagaaaaaagataaaaagtgaGAACGGTAGGCATACACCAATAAGTttattccctctctccctctcaaaatcCTGCCTTCTGCCGGAAACGAAAGATGTTCTTAGGTGCCAACCATTCAGGTACACTTCTcttaaagtaattaatttctacGACAGGATCTCTCTgagattattcactttgagaagGGGTGTTCTTCCCTCTCTGGTTTTGTTCCTATGGATCAGACTTGATCTAAATTATTTACTCTCTCAATCAGCTCACATACCACTCACTTGTTCCCTTtcacttttcttataaaatgatTGTTGTTAAAACAGTGGTTATCTTTCCTTAAATGAGGTTTATCTGTTCAACTTAATAAAGATCTCaaagtatttgattttattattattatcatgtttGCCTGCCGCAACTCACTTGAAACAGTTCTGCCCATCGTAAGTGTATTCCTGGCAgacgaggcatagtttgtgcacaagttgGACTAAGTTGAGTTCCAattggaccggtctcaactctTATACCCAGAACACTCGGGCCCCATACCGCTGGAGGCAACCTAGCCCACTTTAACCAAAAAGTCCCACTACAATCAGCAAAGatgttaataaataatttagactCAGTTCtagaaaaaacatatttaagattcaactattaaataagtaggttatcaaaaaaaaaaaaaaaaactattaaataagtcaaacttaaatataataatattttcgTGAACAAAACTCGATTAAGGTAGATgcaatattatatgtttatgtgtataaataataaataataaatatttaaaatatacttATTATATAGACTTGAGATTTTATTATGgtaaatttgtaaataagttcatactattttaaattattatttataatttattgatgatataaatGGTCTATTTcgtaataaaattatatataatttttaacaacACAAGTCGgtgaatttgatttttataagtttataaacaaaaatcattatatttaattaaatcaaattatataattttaattataatttaattattattaattattaggatagatttttgaagggataaaaaatatataatcatagtttttactatatataggaaaaaaaaaaaaaaatcaaatatcttATGAACAAGTTTGAGCttgttttaccaaaaaaaaaaaaaaaaccaagcatgaatatataatttaatttggtaATGAaattgggcttgacttgttgtgtttgaaataaatttgaataaacaattttgaacttttaatacttgacttggtTTGGCTCAACTTGTCTATTGTCCTAATTTTAAGGATGATAGCCTTAAGGgtgttaaattaatttttttttttgctgaaactaattatcaaaattgaatAAGAACAAAATGATTGGAGGATGGATTGTGGTGGCCTTgagtaaaaatacaaaaaattgtgCCAAGTGGCTgaactctaataaaaaaaattaaggaatatgttatttttagaatatattaaatgtttttatttttatttgttgagaatCTAGAATATATTAAATGTGTATTGCCTTATTCCACATGAAAAACGAGttccatcataaatttaattactaAGCGACTATTATATGAGaggagaaaatatatatttattatacttTGGACCTGTAATATTCTATAATTATTGCTCCAATTTGAGCAAAATCTAATGGAAATGAGTCTACACATTGCTTGATCAAGAAGACCAGaaagcttctttcttttcttcttcttttctctttctctttttcttctttttttgtttgttatttattaagtatttattaatttttgacgCTAAGAAGACAAGAAAGACtgttagagcattcccatcaaaggaagtaaaatttttagcatataccacctcaaaacccaaaattttagcttttaacatcTCATTTTATAATACATCATACATCAaagattccaatttttttagaacttcatttaaatattgtttttttattctctatttctttctctctgtctctcccTTTCTTTGAAAACCCACCCCTTTCTTTGCAAACCTACACCCACAGCTAGCCGCTGCCAGCCAACACCATGGCTAGTTGTTGCTGGCCACCaccattgaaaataaaaaataaaataaaaccacccGCCGGCACCACCACAGCTACAACAACTGCCACTgtcaccaccacccacaaccatGACCACCAACTACCAAAATCTtaaccaaatcacaaacccaaacccacaacctcatcaCCATTCACCACCAACAAccggaaaaagaaaaagaaaaacaaccctCCAAAATCACAACCTCATCACCGCCAACAAtcgaaaaaggaaaaagaaaaacaaccacCGAGAGAGATCCACGTGATCAGAGACCCATGCCGATCTACCCTCAACATCGATGCCCACACTGGTAAGAAACCCATGAACCCATGCTAGTTAGagacccacacccacacccacggCGGTCAAATCCAAAACGCCAAATCCATAACCCACACAATCACTGCcaagattgagagagagagagagagagagagagagagatggttgGAGGCTCTCAGAGCAAGAATTAAAGACAGAAGAAAGACAaggaaatgagaaagaaaaaaataagaagacaAGTTTTACAATTAGTGAACAATGCGGTTTCAAATTTGTGATTGAACTGTTTATCAATGCCAAATATTATGGCATTTATAACACTTGATGAAATGGTTTTTTAGAGTTTGGTATGtcaaatactaaatatttgacatttgacacACTTGATGAGAATGTTCTTAGGTAGAGTTTGAAGACAACGACCCTACCATTAATTAATGGATTGccttaaaagaaaattgtggtttaaaatttaaagctCTATCATGGGAAATTATTGATGTATGTATTATAAGTCCTCATTTCTGTTATATAAGAGACATTGACCATTCACCGTTAAACTTTCTACGACCGTAAGTCTACCTCAAGGGAGATGACATCAATGAGAATATTATATTCCTAAAAAAACCTCAAGggacttttcaaatttcaatactatttgaaaaacaaaaaaacaaaaacaaaaagggaaaCACTACAGTACAGTCCATAGGTGATGAGGACAACATCAATCATTTCGAACACAAATCTTACTTCCTAAAACAAAATCCCACACGTTACCATCCAATCTGCCCCcaatttctttcttcctttgcaAACACTTGAACTACAATACTCCTCCATTTACATTACTTCCGATCTTGCCACATTTTTACTTGATTATAATAAAGTGTCTCTCACTCACTGTTTTACTCTATCTACAAGAAGgaacacacacacgcacaaagTCTCCTGTCacaaagcaaaagaaagaaaaagaaatgctaGATCCAGCAAATGAAATGCTACCTCCACCTTCATCTCCTACAATCTCCTCCGTTTCCTCTTCCGATCTTGACACTGAGGTATACCCATTTTCCCAAAATTCTTCAAaccctttaaatttttttgcttttttgttaatttctttccatttttgGTTCAGTCTACAGGTTCATTTTTTCATGACAGAAGCACAACTTTGGGGACTCTAATGGGTGTGAGCTTCCCCGCTATAACTTTCAGAGCCCCATCACAAAATCGAGACCCCCACGTAaccgtgtccgtgtccgtgaCCAGGAAGGCCAAGAAGACAAGAAAAAGCAACGGCGGCGTTCCGCCGCAGATAATGGTAGAGAGGcggcggaggtggtggaggcTGTGTAGGGACGAAGAGGCGAGACCATCTTCGCTTGGAGAGTTTCTTGAGGTGGAGAGGAGGTTTGGGGATGGAGCGTTTTTTGGTGCGGCGGCGGCGGAGCTTGAAG
The Quercus lobata isolate SW786 chromosome 10, ValleyOak3.0 Primary Assembly, whole genome shotgun sequence DNA segment above includes these coding regions:
- the LOC115964133 gene encoding uncharacterized protein At3g17950, with protein sequence MLDPANEMLPPPSSPTISSVSSSDLDTESTGSFFHDRSTTLGTLMGVSFPAITFRAPSQNRDPHVTVSVSVTRKAKKTRKSNGGVPPQIMVERRRRWWRLCRDEEARPSSLGEFLEVERRFGDGAFFGAAAAELEGGVVVEQPQQSQRNERLLFADGRVLPPAPDDQAASSAGALCRFSVSLTGICSGGVG